CAGGTTCAAAATAACATTTCTTGTAAAAATGCAACATCACCTTTCAGCAAATGTTAAGGAAGAACACGTAGTTGTAGGCCCTGACACAAAGTCTGCTTCAAGTATCATAGAAAGGCAGAATAGCAAAGATGATGAACTCGTGGAAATACTCTGGACCTCCAGCTTCTAACAGTGGTGACACCTGTTGTCCCGCGGTACGTACCCAAAAAATCTTTGGCACCGTCATCAAGCCAATCATAGTCATCCTCCTCactgtcatcttcatcatcatcatcatccatctGCATCTTCTCTACTCTTATTTTCTTTGAAGCCTTTTCTGGAAccctttttttccttttccctGGAGATGAGATGGGAATACTTGATTGTCTGGTCTTTTGTAAACTGACAGGTATGATACATGGTTTACTTCCCGCTACATTTTTAAGGAGTTCAGGTAGTATGGACAGTTTCATCTTACTGAATTTAGAATTTTTGGAGACATGATCttgcattttcttgttttctcgGTCGATTCTTTGGCAGACAGCAGAAAATGAATCACAGGAGAAATTTTTACCACAGACAATATTATTTGGAAAATTGTCTGAAACGTTCAACTAGCCTTACCGTCTTTAGATGGTATAAAATCCTCATCGTCCTCATCACTTGTATCAGTATCGTCCTCTATTGCCTGAAGGATTGGGACATCTAGAAATAACAGATTTAGTGGAGGGTATAATTAATATCTTGAGTTAACTGCAAAACGTCTTCAAACATTTAACGTTACAAAACTTCAAACACGAAACATAGGATTATCAACACAATGCAAACAGACAGAACTTGAATTCCCTTTTTCTACACTGCCATTACAAAAGCGCTACAGTAATACCCTATAAATCTGCAAGGGACATAATAGAACTATATCTTAGTTCCTATGATCAAGTAAACCAATCCAAGTGAATGACTGACTATGAGGGAGCATAAATTATCTTCTTAATGTTTATCAACTAATAAAAACTTCTTACCCTCATCATCGGAGTCTTCCTCATCATCTGAAGCCTCCTCATCTGTACTCATTTCCTCTTCACTCGCAAACATCCCCTCGGGTAGATCATTATCGTACCTGTCGTCACCCACAAGGTAACCTGTCAGGTGCACCACACCTGCAATCAAATCAGAAGACAATTGCTTGAAATTCTTCAAGGGTATGATCATAAAAGGAGGAATTATGTTTTATTAACTACAGtggagcctctctattaaggacaccattgggatcGACAGATGCTATCCTTAATtaagaggtgtcttgattacagaggtcaaattcaatggaaaagaCCAACTTGTTGACCAAATCCATTCACAAAGCAGGTGTACAAGTGGATCGCAActtttttctgtgtttttttgCTCATTTCAGTGGGTCTCCACTCTCGAAGAGGCCAGGGAAGGCATCCATGTTTATCATCAGCAAGCCTTGTGTGTAGCTATCAAGAGCAAATATAAAACACATGCTTCTTTATTTCAAATTCTGCACACATTTGGCTGGAACTCTGTAGGACTGTTCTGAGACTTCACCTTGGCAATAAGACTGTCCTTACCTTTCCCACCATTCAAAAAGAAAATTACTTCTTCACCCTCAGTGAAATTCAAATCCAAGGGCTGCTGATGAAGCTTTCCAACCTCAAGAGTACACAATAGGAATTCAGTTTTCTCATGCTGAAGCATCACCGACACAAAACGTTCTTCTTTTGGGACATCTGAAACGAGATATACCGTAAGGAAAGATTGGAAAGGGGCTATTCACCTTAGGGACATAAACCTGATTTGTAATGCGTGGGAAAACCATTATACTTATGATCTTGAAACTTGCAGGTTAGGTATGATACTTTCGACTGAGACAATTCATAACGGcatcataaaatttttattttgaactaATTATATTGTAAGTTATAACAATCTTTTTGCTCGCCATATGCACATGTCAGGTTCTGCCATGGCCCAGACAACTTAGTCTGCAGAAGTCCTAACACAAATCAAATCATCTGAGTTCTGTTCCTCACCTTTCTTCTTTGGAGGCTCCAGTGCAGCCATGGAGATGTGGAAACTGTTCTCCACCAGCTGGCTGTAACGTTTCCCACCATCGAGAGTTACACCTGAAAATCAAGACCATGCTGTATGAGGGCCAAAATCAGGAGTACAAAATGAGTTTGTTTCCTTCCTGGTTGGAACGGCCGGGGACAAGGCGCCCTGAAATATAGTTGCTCTCATACGAAATGTTTTCCTTGGAGCCGCCTTATATTCATAAAGGAGGAGTTCATCGTCGATAAGACGGCACGGCAAGCAAGCACAGTCGCAATGTATGTCGTAAATCAAATAGGTTTTCTTTGTGACGAAAATGACAGTTTAGGCAAATATCCTTTCTGAATAAACTGCAAAAGACGGTGTCAGAACAAGGCAGAAACACCTCAGAATCTTAAAAGCATGCTGACTATACTATAGCCTATAGTATAGGATTACATTGTTCATTTACACACAATGCACAGTGTGGGTAGTGCATTGCCCGGCCGGTCGGCGAGGAGCAATAATTTTATGCATAGAAAAAGTGCTGCAGAAACCCATCAGGCACATTATAATGAACTAAAATGGACTGCTTTACATAGGTATTGCTTTTTTTGATAAGATGAGATGATTAACGAAATGATTCGGGAAAGCAGAACGTTGAAATCTTACCCCAAAACATGCTTTTGACTTCAGAAATTGCGACCATTTCAACACATGTACATTGCTTCCGGTTGACATGCGCCTTGACGACCTGCAATTTGATTGGATGATATCGTGAAAATTTCAGCGCGAAATTTAAACGTGGCTTTGGCACGTGGCGATGGCAAAGGGGCCATCTCGAGAGTTGATTCCCAGATTTATTTAGGTTGTGGGGCACAAAGTCTCTGAATGGTTGAGCCTAGCTTTGCTAGTACCTGTTTGATTCTATCTCTTTGCTCCTCCTCTCCAAGTTACTATAGCAGCGACTCATCAATTCCGATAAGCATCAGGCTCCAAAGGAGTAGCAATGATAAAAGAGCTCTAGTTCCATCCTTactgttttgtgaaattgtctCAGTGACAACAGAGAGCGTCATAGAATATAAGAGAGAGGGGCGTCTGGAATTTTTGTCATGGGAGTGTAGATATGGTGGGGTGGGGGATGGCCCCAGTAGCATGCTCTCAGATACCATCCTACAgatatatatcatatatattcatcatggttgtgacatcctCCTCATGCAGCAGCAACTTCACACTCGAGCCTACATCAATGTCACACAATTTTTATCCCGCTTATGGGATGTGTCACTGTCTCAGTTGCTATGGTAATTAATCGTCACATAAGCATCAGCATGCTATGGGCCTTGATCAATACAATGATCTGAGCAACCCaaacgaaatgaaataaaaacaatatgtttagtgaaatattttgttttatcatgaaatatacAAAAGTATTTTACAGGTATGCACGGTATTTAAAGGTTGCATAGAAAATATAATTATGATTATTTACAAGGCATGATTGGGAAATTTTTTAAATTATCCAATTACGAACAAAATGAGGTATTTTATAATAATCAACAAACATCCCCCCAACCCAACAGGAATTAAAACAGGTTCATgcatttcattatcatatacaGTCACTAAAAAATACCCGCCTCTGTAGaaaagttcataaaaagtttacAGGACAATGACTTGAAGTCTTTATCCAATCCAACTTGACCCGCAATgctttgagatcgctaaatcacttgTGGGGCTCTATAGTGTTGACACAAATGCTTGAGAGTCAGGAAGTATCCAATCCAAACAATTAAAATTTTACCACATCAACTTTTGTCGGAGTATCTGCTGACATTTTATACAGTTTAAAAAAACTTGCTATGTTCCACTTACGTAAATATCGAAGAAAATATCCCTCAAAAACTTTGTTTTTTCACCATCTACCAAACCCAGTTTTTCACTGGTAAAATTAGTCTTGATGAATTCAGTACAGATAGCGAAACTAACCAAGAAGAGGAGCTGAATACACTCTTTACCGCTTCTCGAGTTTTAGAATTGATTATTTAATATCGCAGTCAATAAGCAAGATTCCTCTGAACGAATTGGCTTGCATCCAATTCAGCCTTCAGCACACTAGCTTGCATGCAGATTCCATGATGAAATCCCTCCTGTAGATGATTCAGGGAACAAACAATACAAACTCGATAATCAATATTATAACTTTAGCACCATGAATACCTTATGCTATTTACAGATACATATTCTGATTATTGATTAGGTGAGCAATTAAAAAGTGTTTTACAATTTGTTGGTCTTCTAAAACTCGGGCGGTTTTATTTTTCCAACAAACTTTGTAGATTAGATTAGAGTGAAGCAACCTAGCTGTCCCTCTAGATGCACGCCTTACAACCTAACAGTTTTTTGTTTGCCATGATAAGTTTTCAAAATCGAAAGGATAGCAGAACCGACCTTGAATTTGTTTCACAATTATCTACTTAAAATGCGATAACTTTAAACCACGCAGTAGATTTTGCACACAAATAAggtttgcaaaaatgaaagtgtCCGCCGTTGAAAAAAGTACCAGGCACAAATTACAAGATGGCGAAAGATGTTTTCAATATCCCTTCCATAAAGTTTTTATGCTGAGCATAATAGTTCCGAATCCTGTCTTGAAAATGGCACCATCACTTGTAATGTCGGCGATAAATCCAATGTCCAACATGAAATTTACTATGATAGTCACACGAGCGTTGAGAGCTCACTCTGACTGATGACAGATGCACCATTTGCAGGTGTCGACTTTCCAGATTTCTCCTTCTCTTTCGACTCGAAAACTGGAACATTTTCATTCGCCTTCCGTTTATTTTTAAACCAATAGAACAGTGCCTGCACGACGGCAACCGAACAGAACAGTAGTCCAATGGCCATGATGGCTGACGATATTATTGCTGGCGTAATCTTTAGTTCCATAAGTGAGTGAAGAATCACAGCTGAAAGATAGAATTGAAACATGCGTTATTTCAAATCATGCTGATCGAACATGTCATCCTCGCATGATCCCCGCTGCAGACGACGTCAAGTTTTTAGCCTTGGTTGGTTACTTTAAAGGAGCACATCTTACAATCCGTGATTACCATCACAGCCACCAAGAAGACCATGGGTACATTTTGTAGTACAGCCACTCTGTTGATTGGCAGATAgatttataatacatgtacttagaagCTGCACCTAGTGCTTTACACTCAAATTTCCAGTCACTCACAAAGATCTATCTGGAACAGTGTAAATGTGGGTGTGGGAGGGGGGCGGTTGCGCTCCCTGCTTGGATCCACCTTTGTCTTACCTGAGATATAGACTGGTATCGAGAGGAAGAATCCGGTTATTGCAAGAAATCGAGTGCTGGCacattctttcagatatttgaaGGCCCTGCAGTGAAAAAATAAGTAGGTTACTTCAAATTTTCTACTTTATCGCAGCGCTTTTTGCAAGTCTaagtaaagtagaacctctctattaggacacAGACACCTCCGGATGGACAAGAACTGTCCTTaaaatagagagatgtcctgattaaagaggtcaaattggaaaCAACATGGAAACTACAAGTCAACCGACTTTTAGACTTAGTCAAAACAACTTAGCTAAATGAGCCATGAAGTTCAAGCCAGTAAAGTAAAAGTCAAAACATATCAGTCTAACTATTTGTTATAGGCTGAGAAGTTTTGAACAGCAATGCTCGCCAAAGTCCCTTTTCATGAACTGGACTGCACCCTTAGTTTCACTTATTGACAGACCATCTTGTAGTAGATTTGGCTAGTCGGTAGCTACAGCATTGTGATcaaagtgacttgctcaaggtcaCGCAGGGAAAAGGAACCCAGGGTCTTTGCGGTGTTTCCTGTAGGTGTTTCATGTCCAGAACACCCTTTCAACCAATAAGTTCAAGTAGAACAGTTCGAATCAAACTAGATACCAAGCCAAATTTCATGGACGAGTTCATCGGGGGTATTTTTCCGACTATGATCAAGAAAGCACTTTGTCATAGGGCATCCAGGCAAGGCAGAGCACAACAAGGAGAAACACTCAACATAATGACAAGACATGGACAAATATGTCCGATATTATAGGTCTATGTCATTATAGGTCTATGTCGTAGAAGAGTCAAGTTTTATACAAAACCCCATGGTTTATGCTTACTAAAGAGATCATGAGTGCATGGCAAAGTTATACCCTGTAATTATTAGTGTAAAGTGTAATGTTCCAGAGAGTGAAAGAATAATCGGCACTTTCTGGCCTAGTTTCTCCCTTGAGGCCATGAAAGGCACAGTGGGCAGATCTGAGCTCCCTGATACTCCTACACAGGGAAACAAAGCATTAAATTCATAGATTTTCTGGGTTAGGCATGGCAGTTTGCGACATCAAAGCAACACTGAGGTTTGTGATATCAAAGATGCACTTTGAAACTAAATGTTCTCCCATTTTTGATCATGTACATTTGGCTTTGTCTTGCTTAGTCAATAACAACTCCTGCTACTCAGCCACCTTTCAAAAAGGATCTTAAAGGATGAacaagtgtccttgatagataATTTTGGGCAGGAAGTTACAGCATTAATTCCTGTACAGACGGCAGCTATTGGATACAAAACAGAAATTTGTCAATCCAACATCAGACTGACATCATTCTGACATCAAGCCACCTATGTCAGAAGCACgatgtcaaaatgacatctggggctgatgttaacaTGTAATCCTGAGCCAAAAAGATGAGATGCCTACAGTCCTGCACAAAGCAAAAGGTGTGGCTAATGTGACCAGTACTGTAATACACTAAAACTGACCTTTCCTCTCCTTGTGGCACTTTCACTAGTTTTGCTGCGAAGTAACATTGCATGACGCACACCAACACACAGCTGAGATTTATCATGAGAACGACACTCGCCAACGCTATTGCCACTTCGTGAAAACTTTCATAGAGGGAGCTGTTTAGTATGCCTCCGAGTGTTGAGGGATTGACCGATCCTGTGGCAGTGTGGGAAAGCTTTAACAAAAGTTGTATTCCAAGGACTCCGAACACTAGAGCCAGAAGAGCAACTAGTCCTAGCGTCGCCAGTGAATTTTGTACTCCAAAGTCTTTTCCGTATAGCGTAATCCTCGACCCTGCTCTCGAAAGTAAGCTGGGTTTAGAGTTACTTAGACTTGGTTTCGACTGGCCCAGAGGAACCGGTTTGAcgaatccattcattttgtgtgtTGGGGTCAAGGGTGAGATGGGCGAGGTCACCGCGAGTGGCGAGGTTGGCGTTCTTGGGATACTTCCACCGAGAGTTGAACTGATAACGACACGATTAGGATGCGATAGACTCCCCGAGCTGAGGTCCTTACGGCTTGACGTACTGATGGCTGTACTGTTGTTACTATTCAAAGTATGATCTTTGAAGTAGTAGGAATTGTCCCTGTCCAGATTGCTCAAAGGGCTCAAGGGGCTTCGATAAGCCTTTGCTCGGGTAGCGTTGTAGTCATTGTGGGTAAACACCGAGTCCCTATATGAGTCCCGATATGGGTAATCCTGAAAGGCATCGTTTTTATACATGGTGCCTCATGAAGGAACTCTATTCTCGTCCAAAAAGCTCACTGGGGGTACCCGCCTGTAAAAAAGCATAAAACGATCATTAGTGTTACCGATTTGGCTCGTTATACCCCCATGCCGCACTGGCATTCTCTCCGGTTCTCCCTCAGTGACCAGTGGACATTTTTAGCCCCCAAATCTCCATTCCATCTTTCCGGTACAATGCCCGCTTTTAAGTTATCGACCTGATCATTGTTGAAAGGGTCTAAATATAAGGGAATGCTTTGAACCTGAAAGAGGTAGAGATGTGAGATTTAATGAGCTGGAAGATGAGAATGCGATTAATGAAAGGGATGGAGGGCAGCCACGTGATCTGGAGAGGAACCCTTGATGAGATTATCATTCAAAAACATCCAATTAGATCCAAGAGCTGAATGACCATCTAATGCAAAACACATCGAAGTGtcaagtttttcaaatgcaGGCTGGCACGAAAGGTATCGAAAACAAGTTACAAACTCAAACAACAATAAGTCACGGGTTGTTTTGTCCAAGAAAGGCAATGAGTCGACCAAGCTGAAATGATTGAAGTGTCAAATCGCAATCAGATACGATACCAAAGGTATCAGGAGCACGTACACCCTTCGGGTCAACAGTTGTGAGTGCCACGATTGTCACGAACTGTCCAAGAAGTGCAAGAGCTGAGTGATAAATGACCGAACACCATGAAAAGATTGTGATGTCAAGTTGCAATGTCAGAAATGACAATCGAGAAGAATTCCTTGAACATAATAACAAGTGCAAACTACTAGATAATATAACATGCATTCATATAAGAATACTCTAGTTTCCCTGATCTAAGACCACTTCTGAATATTCTCGTATGCTAATACCATTCAAGATGTTCCAAAAAATTTGACAGACACAACAATGGCAACGCTAAGTTGTCCAATGGTCAAGCTGTTATGTTCTGGTTCATCCTTCGCTTCGACTTTGTGGTCATTGatcaaccggtcttagatcggggAATCTAGAGTATCTTTATTATCTGCGTGTTATGCCAGTCATGCGTGATTCAATTCTTCCACCTGAGTTCAGCAAACCTACACTGCATAACATATCGTATCAATAGGCAATatgtcattcaatatttcatggaTGTATGGGTTGGCATTTTGACATAAGTATTGATATTTTGGCATTCCCTTCCTTCATTAACACTTTGAGTGCGGAAAACCGACATTTCAACCCCTTGATTGGTGACGATTCCTTCTTGTTTCAGCCAATGTAAAAAAAGCACCCTTCTCACCGTTTCCTTCTGAATGTTCCACATAATCTTCTACTTTGGAAACACAAAATAATTTTAGCTAACACGTACCTAAAAATACCAATGGGTTTTGTTAGGCTTATTGAAGTCCTTAGAAAAACAGGTCACACTTAGGTTCAAACGATAGTCCGCATTTAAAAGTTTTCCTTCTTGTAAATGCTAGAACACCAACACAAAAAGAATATTTGAACAAGAATTGGGTCTGGAGCGAAGGAATTTTAAATACCAGTTGCTTTGTAAAGGACTTGTCCAGAGTAATGGGAGAAAAAGCACCTCAATGTTACCAGTAGCATATTTCCAATACATTGGTTTCCATGATTTGGGGAATATAATTTGTTGTCgtgaagaaaaacaaaagcaTCAATCGAAATTACTAATTAGCATGTTCCTGTGTTTCACTACCAATCAAGATAGATGTAAGACATCCTGTGCGTATACACCAATATATTTAGCAAGAAAGTGATGGTGGGTGCACTCTCACTTTTTCAAACTGAAGGACCACTTTCAGACAACCCTTCCAAGCACAACCTGGGTCCGATGACAGCTGTAATGACACTTGAAGTCGGGTCAACAGCCAACTGTAAGCACTTTTTTTTGTAGTAGGCAGCTGCAACTGCTGAGAGTCATCCACACTTAGAGCTGTGCAACTCTCGACCACCATGTAAAATATACTCAACATAGTTTCAATCACCATTCGGTGTCATGTCATGAACGAGCTAGATACCCTTTTCACCCCTGAACCTTGACCTGCCTGTCCTGTCCCAAGGGCATATACAAATCACCAAGCAAGCTCCTGTGCAACCATACAATCGCTGTGACaagttttcacaaattttgatTCAATGATTTTGTCAACATGTGCAATATAGCCAGTCAAATCTAGCGGTAATATTCCGCATAGTCCAAGAAGCCAGCTGGGTATCATTGGCCTTTCATTACTTTCACAAGCACAATCAAGGAGTTGAAGACAAGTTCAGTTCATGTAGATGTACAACAGCCAAACTGTCAACCCAACTGGAGACACTGTAATCTCGATAAAACTGGTGAACAAACAGTGGAAAACACTTCTCCATCTGTAGCTCaactcgttaactggagaacaaTCGATTGATTGATTAGGATGTTGTCCATCTGGATTGAACTGCTAAATTCGAAATCAATAATCTATGGATGTATGTTTCGTCCAAGTATCTAAACTGCCAAATTGGAGAACAAATAGTGGAAGGACGTTTCATCTGTTTGTAGCGAAACTGCTAAACCCCAACTCAAGTGACAGCAAATCACCTGGAGTAACATCAAGGCTTAGAACATCatctaaaattttaaaaaattgaaattgaaattgaaaattgggtTCTTACCAAATTCTAAAATGATACGAAAATATACTCCTTCTTTTTAACAAGCAAGTGAGAGTACTAGAAGTCTTTGGCATAGCAGGGACTCGGAAGCGAGAAGGGCTTAAAATGGTTAATTTACTTTTCTCTAAGGGTCCAC
This is a stretch of genomic DNA from Lineus longissimus chromosome 2, tnLinLong1.2, whole genome shotgun sequence. It encodes these proteins:
- the LOC135483652 gene encoding uncharacterized protein LOC135483652; this encodes MYKNDAFQDYPYRDSYRDSVFTHNDYNATRAKAYRSPLSPLSNLDRDNSYYFKDHTLNSNNSTAISTSSRKDLSSGSLSHPNRVVISSTLGGSIPRTPTSPLAVTSPISPLTPTHKMNGFVKPVPLGQSKPSLSNSKPSLLSRAGSRITLYGKDFGVQNSLATLGLVALLALVFGVLGIQLLLKLSHTATGSVNPSTLGGILNSSLYESFHEVAIALASVVLMINLSCVLVCVMQCYFAAKLVKVPQGEERAFKYLKECASTRFLAITGFFLSIPVYISAVILHSLMELKITPAIISSAIMAIGLLFCSVAVVQALFYWFKNKRKANENVPVFESKEKEKSGKSTPANGASVISQSELSTLV